A genomic stretch from Lentimicrobium sp. L6 includes:
- the rpsG gene encoding 30S ribosomal protein S7, with amino-acid sequence MRKSKPKKRIILPDPKFNDVLVTKFVNNLMFSGKKNLSYNIFYEAIEIVGAKIKDENSLDVFKKALSNVTPAVEVRSRRIGGATFQIPSEIRPGRKQSIGMKALIGASRKRHEKTMGERLAGEIVAAFKEEGTAFKKKEETHRMADANKAFSHFRF; translated from the coding sequence ATGAGGAAATCTAAACCAAAAAAGAGAATTATTCTTCCGGACCCAAAATTTAATGATGTTTTGGTAACGAAATTCGTGAACAACTTAATGTTCTCAGGAAAGAAGAATCTTTCATATAACATTTTTTACGAAGCAATCGAGATTGTAGGAGCGAAGATAAAAGACGAGAACAGCTTAGATGTTTTTAAGAAAGCTTTGTCTAATGTAACTCCAGCAGTAGAAGTTAGAAGCCGCAGAATAGGTGGTGCTACCTTCCAGATTCCTTCAGAAATTCGTCCTGGTCGTAAGCAATCCATAGGGATGAAAGCATTAATTGGTGCTTCGCGTAAACGCCACGAAAAAACAATGGGTGAGAGATTGGCCGGAGAGATTGTTGCAGCTTTTAAAGAGGAGGGGACTGCTTTCAAAAAGAAAGAAGAAACTCATCGTATGGCTGATGCAAACAAGGCTTTCTCACACTTCCGTTTCTAA
- the fusA gene encoding elongation factor G, translating into MSEKLEYRRNIGIMAHIDAGKTTTTERILYYTGRSYKIGEVHDGAATMDWMVQEQERGITITSAATTVYWNRNNIKHKINIIDTPGHVDFTVEVERSLRVLDGAVALFCAVGGVEPQSETVWRQADKYNVPRIGFVNKMDRTGADFFDVVGQVREKLKANPVPLQIPIGAEEKFVGVVDLISNKAFVWDEGSQGVEIREIPVPEDLVDVAAEYRMKLIEGVAEESDELLEKFMDDPNSITEDEIHVAIRKATVEMRITPIMCGSAFKNKGVQMLLDAVVDFLPSPADQPAVTGVHPRTGEEETRSIDDTKFSALAFKIATDPFVGRICFFRVYSGKLKAGSYVLNASTGKKERISRIMQMHSNKQEPLEEIGVGDIGAAVGFKTIRTGDTLTDLSSPIVLETMKFPEPVIKVAIEPNTQKEMDKLGIALQKLAEEDPTFRVQTDEDTGQTIISGMGELHLDILVDRLKREFKVDCTQGQPMVSYKEAITASVNHREVYKKQSGGRGKFADIVFEMGPADEGFVGLQFVDSVKGGNIPKEYIPSIQKGFTMAMQNGVLAGYGVDSLKVTLTDGSFHAVDSDQLSFELAAKLAFKTAAKKASPVLLEPIMKVEITTPDDYLGDVSGDVNRRRGQLEGIEAKSGSQVVKAKVPLREMFGYVTALRTITSGRASSSMEFSHFAEAPKSVVEDVMGVK; encoded by the coding sequence ATGTCTGAAAAACTAGAGTATAGAAGAAATATAGGCATTATGGCGCACATAGACGCGGGTAAGACCACGACTACTGAGCGCATTTTGTACTATACAGGTCGAAGTTATAAAATTGGTGAGGTCCACGACGGAGCTGCTACGATGGACTGGATGGTTCAGGAGCAGGAGCGAGGAATAACAATTACTTCAGCGGCAACCACTGTGTATTGGAACCGCAATAATATTAAGCATAAGATTAATATAATTGACACGCCGGGTCACGTAGATTTTACTGTAGAGGTAGAAAGATCGTTACGTGTACTGGATGGTGCTGTTGCTTTGTTTTGTGCTGTTGGTGGTGTTGAGCCACAGAGTGAAACTGTATGGCGTCAAGCTGATAAATATAATGTTCCTCGTATTGGATTCGTTAATAAAATGGATCGTACTGGAGCAGACTTTTTTGATGTTGTAGGTCAAGTAAGAGAGAAGTTAAAAGCAAATCCTGTTCCTCTTCAAATTCCAATTGGAGCTGAGGAGAAATTTGTAGGTGTTGTTGATTTAATTAGCAATAAAGCTTTTGTTTGGGATGAAGGATCGCAAGGTGTTGAAATCCGTGAGATTCCTGTTCCTGAAGATTTAGTGGATGTAGCTGCAGAATACAGGATGAAATTGATAGAGGGTGTTGCTGAGGAAAGTGATGAGCTTTTAGAAAAGTTTATGGACGATCCTAATAGTATTACCGAAGATGAAATTCATGTTGCTATTAGAAAAGCAACTGTTGAGATGAGAATTACTCCTATTATGTGTGGTTCGGCATTTAAAAACAAAGGTGTTCAGATGCTTTTGGATGCTGTTGTTGACTTCTTGCCTAGTCCTGCTGATCAGCCTGCGGTAACTGGTGTTCATCCAAGAACTGGAGAAGAGGAAACTCGTAGTATCGATGATACTAAATTTTCTGCTTTAGCATTTAAGATTGCAACTGACCCATTTGTTGGTCGTATTTGTTTCTTCCGTGTTTATAGTGGTAAATTAAAAGCAGGATCTTATGTGTTGAATGCTTCTACTGGTAAAAAAGAAAGAATTTCAAGGATTATGCAAATGCACTCCAATAAGCAAGAGCCTTTAGAGGAAATTGGTGTTGGTGATATTGGTGCAGCTGTAGGGTTCAAAACTATACGAACAGGTGATACTTTAACTGACTTAAGTAGTCCTATTGTTTTAGAGACTATGAAATTCCCAGAGCCAGTAATTAAAGTAGCTATTGAACCTAATACTCAGAAAGAAATGGATAAGCTAGGAATAGCTCTTCAAAAACTTGCTGAGGAGGATCCTACTTTTAGGGTACAAACTGATGAAGATACTGGACAGACCATTATTAGTGGGATGGGAGAGCTTCATCTAGATATCTTAGTGGATCGCTTGAAACGTGAATTTAAAGTAGATTGCACTCAGGGTCAGCCAATGGTTTCTTATAAAGAAGCTATTACTGCTTCGGTGAACCACCGTGAAGTATATAAAAAGCAGTCGGGTGGACGTGGTAAATTTGCTGATATCGTATTTGAAATGGGTCCTGCAGATGAAGGTTTTGTAGGTTTGCAGTTTGTCGACAGTGTTAAAGGTGGTAATATTCCTAAAGAATATATTCCGTCTATACAAAAAGGATTTACTATGGCTATGCAGAATGGTGTATTAGCTGGATACGGTGTCGATAGTTTAAAAGTAACTTTAACTGATGGTTCCTTCCATGCAGTGGATTCAGATCAATTGAGTTTTGAATTAGCCGCTAAATTAGCATTTAAAACAGCTGCTAAGAAAGCAAGTCCTGTTTTATTGGAGCCTATCATGAAAGTGGAAATTACAACCCCAGATGATTATTTAGGTGATGTAAGTGGTGACGTTAATCGTCGTCGTGGACAACTAGAAGGTATTGAAGCTAAATCAGGTTCTCAGGTAGTGAAAGCGAAAGTTCCATTGCGCGAGATGTTTGGTTATGTTACGGCTTTACGTACTATCACATCTGGAAGAGCTTCTTCAAGCATGGAATTCAGTCATTTTGCTGAAGCTCCAAAGTCTGTGGTGGAAGATGTAATGGGAGTGAAATAA
- the rpsJ gene encoding 30S ribosomal protein S10: MSQRIRIKLKSYDHNLVDKSAEKIVKTVKITGAVVNGPIPLPTHKKIYTVNKSTFVNKKSREQFELNSYKRLLDIYSSNAKTIDSLMRLELPSGVEVEIKV; this comes from the coding sequence GTGAGTCAGAGGATTAGAATTAAATTAAAATCGTATGATCATAATCTAGTTGACAAATCAGCTGAAAAGATTGTAAAAACTGTAAAAATTACAGGTGCAGTAGTTAATGGACCAATTCCATTACCAACTCATAAGAAAATCTATACAGTGAACAAATCAACATTTGTGAACAAGAAATCGAGAGAGCAATTCGAGTTGAACTCGTATAAAAGACTATTAGACATCTATAGCAGTAATGCTAAAACAATAGATTCTCTAATGCGTCTAGAGTTACCAAGTGGAGTTGAAGTAGAAATCAAAGTGTAA
- the rplC gene encoding 50S ribosomal protein L3: MSGIIGKKVGMTSIFDENGKNIPCTVIEAGPCVVTQVRTLDNDGYEAIQLGYDDKKEKNTSKALRGHFEKAKTTPKRVLIEFSRFEEKKKFGESVTVEVFAEGEYVDVAGTSKGKGFQGVVKRHGFAGVNDATHGQHNRLRAPGSIGASSYPSRVFKGMRMAGQMGNKRVKVINLQVVKIVPEKNLIVVKGSVPGSKGSYLTIERWK, translated from the coding sequence ATGTCAGGAATTATTGGAAAAAAAGTTGGGATGACCAGCATATTCGATGAAAATGGAAAAAACATTCCATGTACAGTAATCGAAGCTGGCCCCTGTGTAGTTACCCAAGTTCGTACCCTCGATAATGATGGTTACGAGGCTATTCAACTTGGCTATGACGACAAAAAAGAGAAGAATACCTCTAAAGCGTTGCGTGGTCACTTTGAAAAAGCCAAAACTACACCTAAGAGAGTTTTAATAGAATTCTCTAGATTCGAAGAAAAGAAAAAATTCGGTGAAAGTGTTACAGTTGAAGTATTCGCAGAAGGCGAGTATGTTGATGTAGCTGGTACCTCCAAAGGTAAAGGTTTCCAAGGTGTTGTAAAACGTCATGGATTTGCTGGAGTTAACGATGCTACTCACGGTCAGCACAACAGACTTAGAGCCCCTGGTTCAATCGGAGCGTCTTCATATCCTTCAAGAGTATTTAAAGGAATGAGAATGGCTGGTCAAATGGGTAATAAGAGAGTTAAAGTAATCAATTTACAAGTAGTAAAAATTGTACCTGAAAAGAACTTAATTGTAGTTAAGGGCTCTGTTCCAGGTTCAAAAGGATCATATTTAACAATTGAGAGATGGAAGTAG
- the rplD gene encoding 50S ribosomal protein L4: MEVAVYSVSGKETGKKVVLDEKVFGIEPNDHAIYLAVKQYNANQRQGTHSSKEVSMLSGSTRKIKRQKGTGTARAGSIKSPIFRGGARVFGPQPRVYNFKLNKKLKRLARLSALTYKAQDSAIKVIEDINLDSAKTSQMVKILKDLELSGKKTLIVLNDINNNVYLSTRNLQGVTVLRVSDLNTYEILKAKNLVMVESSVEAFSELA, translated from the coding sequence ATGGAAGTAGCAGTATATAGTGTAAGTGGAAAAGAAACCGGAAAGAAAGTTGTTCTGGATGAAAAAGTTTTTGGTATTGAACCAAATGATCATGCTATCTATCTAGCTGTGAAGCAGTACAATGCTAATCAAAGGCAAGGTACTCACAGTTCTAAAGAGGTAAGTATGCTTTCTGGTAGTACTAGGAAAATTAAGCGTCAAAAAGGTACAGGTACCGCTCGTGCTGGTAGCATCAAATCGCCTATTTTTAGAGGTGGTGCTCGCGTTTTTGGTCCTCAACCAAGAGTTTACAACTTTAAATTGAACAAGAAACTTAAGCGTTTGGCTCGTTTGTCAGCTTTAACTTATAAAGCTCAAGACTCAGCGATTAAAGTAATCGAAGACATCAATCTCGATAGTGCAAAAACCTCTCAAATGGTTAAGATTCTTAAGGATCTGGAATTGAGTGGAAAAAAGACACTAATCGTGTTGAATGATATAAATAATAATGTATATTTGTCGACTCGAAATTTACAGGGGGTTACAGTGTTAAGGGTTTCTGATTTAAATACTTATGAAATTCTTAAGGCAAAGAACCTAGTTATGGTAGAGAGTTCAGTGGAAGCTTTCTCTGAATTAGCATAG
- the rplW gene encoding 50S ribosomal protein L23: MGIIIKPIITEKMTAVTEKFPNRYGFIVNRNANKIQIKAAIKEFYGKEAVSVNTMNYLGKSKSRFTKGGFISGKENSFKKAIVTLAEGETIDFYSNI, translated from the coding sequence ATGGGTATTATCATTAAGCCAATCATTACAGAGAAAATGACAGCGGTAACTGAAAAGTTTCCGAATCGTTATGGCTTTATTGTAAACAGAAATGCTAATAAAATCCAAATCAAAGCAGCTATTAAAGAGTTCTATGGTAAGGAAGCAGTTTCTGTTAATACAATGAATTATCTGGGCAAGTCAAAAAGTCGCTTTACAAAAGGTGGCTTTATCTCAGGAAAAGAAAATTCGTTTAAGAAGGCTATTGTGACTTTGGCCGAAGGCGAAACAATTGATTTTTATAGCAATATATAA
- the rplB gene encoding 50S ribosomal protein L2 → MALKKFKPTTPGQRFKLISTFDDITTSTPEKSLLEGKKKSGGRNSNGKMTMRYIGGGHKKKYRIIDFKRDKEGIPAKVKTVEYDPNRSARISLLVYADGEKRYIIAPHGIEVGQEVLSGKDATPDVGNTLYLSDIPYGTIIHNVELRPGQGAKMARSAGNFAQLMTRDGKFAILKMPSGETRMILQTCKATIGMVSNGEHSLERSGKAGRTRWQGRRPRVRGVVMNPVDHPMGGGEGRQSGGHPRSRNGIPAKGYKTRNKKKDSNRYIIDRRKK, encoded by the coding sequence ATGGCTTTAAAAAAATTCAAACCGACAACCCCGGGACAACGCTTTAAGTTAATAAGCACGTTCGACGATATTACCACCTCAACACCAGAGAAGAGTTTGTTGGAAGGTAAGAAAAAATCAGGTGGTAGAAACAGTAACGGGAAGATGACTATGCGCTATATAGGTGGTGGTCATAAAAAGAAGTATAGAATTATCGACTTTAAAAGAGATAAAGAAGGTATTCCTGCAAAAGTGAAAACGGTAGAGTATGATCCTAATAGATCGGCTCGTATCAGCTTATTAGTTTATGCTGATGGTGAGAAGAGATATATCATAGCTCCACATGGTATTGAAGTTGGACAAGAAGTTCTCAGCGGAAAAGATGCCACACCAGATGTAGGAAACACACTTTATTTAAGCGATATTCCATATGGTACAATCATTCATAATGTTGAATTGCGTCCTGGACAAGGAGCTAAAATGGCTCGTTCTGCAGGTAACTTTGCTCAACTAATGACTCGTGATGGTAAATTTGCAATCTTAAAAATGCCTAGTGGTGAAACAAGAATGATTCTTCAAACTTGTAAAGCTACAATCGGTATGGTATCTAACGGTGAACATAGTCTCGAAAGATCAGGTAAAGCTGGTAGAACTCGTTGGCAAGGTCGTCGTCCAAGAGTACGTGGTGTTGTAATGAATCCAGTTGATCACCCTATGGGTGGTGGTGAAGGCCGCCAGTCTGGAGGTCATCCAAGATCGCGTAATGGTATTCCTGCTAAAGGTTACAAAACTCGTAACAAGAAGAAGGATAGTAACAGGTATATCATCGATAGAAGAAAGAAGTAA
- the rpsS gene encoding 30S ribosomal protein S19, which translates to MSRSLKKGPFIHYKLEQRVLANVEADKKTVVKTWSRASMISPDFVGQTIAVHNGNKFIPVYVTENMVGHKLGEFSPTRIFRGHAGSKNKGNK; encoded by the coding sequence ATGAGTCGTTCATTAAAAAAAGGTCCATTTATCCATTATAAGCTAGAACAAAGAGTTCTTGCTAATGTGGAGGCAGACAAAAAAACTGTGGTTAAAACCTGGTCTAGAGCTTCTATGATATCTCCAGACTTCGTAGGACAAACCATAGCTGTTCATAATGGAAACAAATTTATTCCTGTTTACGTTACTGAGAATATGGTAGGTCATAAGTTAGGAGAATTTTCTCCAACTAGAATCTTCCGTGGACATGCAGGGAGCAAGAATAAAGGTAATAAATAA
- the rplV gene encoding 50S ribosomal protein L22: MGSRKHNTAEKIKEAKKQVAFAKLNNCPTSPRKMRLVADLVRGESVEKSLYILKHSPKEASNRLYKVLLSAVSNWQAKNTEERMEDANLYVKEVYVDSGRQLKRIQPAPQGRAHRVRKRSNHVTVVVDSRIIKEEN, from the coding sequence ATGGGATCCAGAAAACATAACACAGCAGAAAAGATCAAGGAAGCCAAAAAACAAGTGGCTTTTGCGAAATTGAATAACTGCCCCACATCTCCCCGAAAAATGAGATTGGTAGCAGACCTAGTGAGAGGAGAGAGCGTTGAAAAATCGTTATATATTTTGAAGCATTCACCAAAAGAAGCTTCAAATAGATTATATAAAGTTTTGCTTTCTGCCGTATCCAATTGGCAAGCTAAAAATACAGAAGAGCGCATGGAAGATGCTAATCTTTATGTGAAGGAAGTATATGTAGATAGCGGAAGACAATTGAAAAGAATTCAACCAGCACCACAAGGTCGTGCACATAGAGTTCGTAAGCGTTCTAATCACGTGACAGTAGTTGTTGATAGTAGAATTATTAAAGAAGAAAACTAA
- the rpsC gene encoding 30S ribosomal protein S3, whose amino-acid sequence MGQKTNPIGLRLGIIKGWDSNWFGGKKFEEKLVEDMKIRKYLSARLSKASVAKIAIERTLKLVTITVHTARPGIIIGKGGQEVDKLKEELKKLTKKEVQINISEIKRPELEASLVAKNVASQIEGRISFRRAIKTSIASTMRAGAEGIKILISGRVGGAEMARSEMYKDGRIPLHTLRADIDYSLAEAHTTYGRIGIKVWICKGEIYGKPELVPTGAPEKGGKQRPHQQRRRK is encoded by the coding sequence ATGGGACAAAAGACAAATCCAATCGGTTTAAGATTAGGAATCATCAAAGGATGGGACTCTAATTGGTTTGGTGGAAAGAAATTTGAAGAGAAATTGGTAGAAGACATGAAAATCAGAAAGTATCTTTCTGCACGTCTTAGTAAAGCCAGTGTTGCTAAAATCGCCATCGAACGTACTCTAAAATTAGTAACTATTACTGTTCACACTGCTCGTCCAGGTATCATTATTGGTAAAGGTGGTCAAGAGGTTGATAAACTAAAAGAAGAGTTAAAAAAACTCACTAAGAAAGAAGTTCAAATTAATATCTCAGAGATTAAACGCCCTGAATTAGAGGCAAGTTTAGTGGCTAAGAATGTAGCAAGTCAGATTGAAGGAAGAATTTCTTTCCGTCGTGCGATTAAAACTTCTATTGCATCTACTATGAGAGCTGGTGCCGAAGGCATCAAAATTCTTATTAGTGGTCGTGTAGGTGGTGCCGAAATGGCCCGTTCCGAAATGTATAAAGATGGTCGTATTCCATTGCACACTTTAAGAGCAGACATCGATTATTCACTAGCAGAAGCTCACACTACTTATGGCCGTATTGGTATTAAAGTGTGGATATGTAAAGGTGAGATCTATGGTAAACCAGAATTGGTTCCAACAGGTGCTCCTGAAAAAGGTGGAAAACAACGTCCCCATCAACAAAGAAGAAGAAAATAA
- the rplP gene encoding 50S ribosomal protein L16, which produces MLQPRKTKFRKMQKGRMKGNAQRGHELAFGSFGIKSLEETWMTGRQIEAARQAITRKMKRQGQLWIRVFPDKPVTKKPAEVRMGKGKGAPELFVARVSPGRIIFESAGVDFATAKESMRLGAQKLPVLTKFVVRRDYVED; this is translated from the coding sequence ATGTTACAGCCTAGAAAAACAAAGTTCAGAAAGATGCAAAAAGGTAGAATGAAGGGCAACGCTCAGCGTGGTCACGAATTAGCTTTTGGCTCTTTTGGAATTAAATCTCTGGAAGAAACCTGGATGACAGGTAGACAAATCGAAGCAGCTCGTCAGGCTATTACTCGTAAGATGAAGCGACAAGGGCAACTTTGGATTAGAGTCTTTCCAGATAAACCAGTAACTAAAAAACCAGCTGAAGTAAGAATGGGAAAAGGTAAAGGTGCCCCTGAATTATTTGTAGCTCGTGTTTCACCAGGTAGAATAATTTTTGAATCTGCAGGTGTGGATTTCGCCACTGCTAAAGAGTCTATGAGACTTGGTGCGCAAAAATTGCCTGTTCTTACAAAATTTGTAGTTCGAAGAGATTACGTAGAAGATTAA
- the rpmC gene encoding 50S ribosomal protein L29 produces MKNSEIKELSTKDIQEKLEDQKMILDKARLNHAVSPLENPNVLKEYRKTIARLMTELNNRQPADK; encoded by the coding sequence ATGAAAAATTCAGAAATAAAAGAATTATCTACCAAAGATATACAGGAAAAACTAGAAGATCAAAAAATGATCCTCGATAAAGCCCGTTTAAATCATGCCGTTTCTCCATTGGAAAACCCCAATGTGTTAAAAGAGTATAGAAAAACTATTGCAAGGTTAATGACTGAATTAAACAACAGACAACCAGCAGATAAATAA
- the rpsQ gene encoding 30S ribosomal protein S17: MERNLRKERVGLVVSNKMDRSIVVEIETKKKHPIYGKFVKQTNKLMAHDDANDCNIGDTVKIMETRPLSKNKRWRLVEIIERAK; the protein is encoded by the coding sequence ATGGAAAGAAATTTAAGAAAAGAGAGAGTTGGGCTCGTTGTTAGCAATAAAATGGACCGTTCCATTGTGGTGGAGATTGAAACGAAAAAAAAGCACCCCATTTATGGTAAGTTCGTAAAGCAGACCAACAAGCTCATGGCTCATGACGATGCTAATGATTGTAACATTGGTGACACTGTTAAAATCATGGAAACTCGTCCTTTGAGCAAGAATAAGCGTTGGAGACTAGTAGAAATCATTGAAAGAGCTAAATAA
- the rplN gene encoding 50S ribosomal protein L14: protein MLQQESRSGVADNSGAKEVLVIKVLGGTGRRYASLGDKVVVTVKSAVPSSGMKKGTVVTAVVVRTKKEVRRPDGSYIRFDDNAVVLLNAAGEMSGTRIFGPVARELREKDFMKIVSLAPEVL from the coding sequence ATGTTACAACAAGAAAGTAGAAGTGGTGTTGCGGACAACAGTGGTGCTAAAGAGGTACTTGTTATTAAGGTCTTAGGTGGTACTGGTCGTCGCTATGCATCATTAGGTGATAAAGTAGTAGTTACCGTAAAATCAGCTGTTCCAAGTAGTGGTATGAAAAAAGGTACCGTTGTTACAGCCGTTGTAGTTCGTACTAAAAAAGAAGTGAGAAGACCTGATGGTTCTTATATTCGCTTTGATGATAATGCGGTTGTTTTATTAAACGCTGCTGGAGAGATGTCAGGAACGCGTATTTTTGGTCCTGTTGCTCGCGAATTACGTGAAAAAGATTTTATGAAAATTGTTTCTCTTGCACCTGAGGTGTTATAA
- the rplX gene encoding 50S ribosomal protein L24, which translates to MSVKLNIKKGDTVKVISGESKGKQGRVLRIDAATGRAVVEGANLIKKHSKPNAQNPQGGIVEQEAPIHMSNLMIVDAKGNTTRIGKKIDEKTGKSVRFSKKSGEVIK; encoded by the coding sequence ATGAGTGTAAAATTAAATATTAAAAAGGGAGATACTGTTAAGGTAATCAGTGGCGAGTCTAAAGGAAAACAAGGACGAGTTTTAAGAATTGATGCTGCAACAGGAAGAGCCGTTGTTGAAGGTGCTAATCTTATAAAGAAGCACTCTAAACCAAATGCTCAAAATCCCCAGGGTGGAATAGTTGAGCAAGAAGCTCCTATTCATATGTCCAATCTTATGATTGTGGACGCTAAAGGAAATACCACCCGAATCGGTAAGAAAATAGATGAAAAAACTGGAAAATCAGTAAGATTTTCAAAAAAATCAGGGGAGGTGATTAAATAA
- the rplE gene encoding 50S ribosomal protein L5: MMYTPRLQEKYSKEVAPALMKEFGYTSSMQIPKITKISLNQGLGEAITDKKRIDTGLEEMTMIAGQRAVSTKSKRDISNFKVRKGMPIGVRVTLRRQNMYEFFDRLVSVSIPRVRDFRGINEKGFDGRGNFTFGVPEQIIFPEIDIDKVTKINGMNITIVTSAKTDKECYALLKEFGFPFKNNKKS, translated from the coding sequence ATAATGTACACACCAAGATTACAGGAAAAATATTCCAAAGAAGTTGCACCTGCTTTAATGAAGGAGTTTGGCTATACAAGCAGTATGCAAATACCCAAGATTACGAAAATTTCGTTGAATCAAGGATTAGGTGAAGCTATTACCGATAAGAAAAGAATCGATACTGGTCTAGAAGAAATGACAATGATTGCTGGTCAAAGAGCAGTCTCTACTAAGTCTAAAAGAGATATCTCTAACTTTAAGGTTAGAAAAGGTATGCCAATTGGAGTTAGAGTTACTTTAAGAAGACAAAACATGTATGAATTTTTTGATCGTTTGGTATCAGTTTCTATTCCTCGTGTACGTGACTTCCGTGGTATCAATGAAAAAGGTTTTGATGGACGTGGCAACTTTACTTTCGGAGTTCCAGAACAAATCATTTTCCCTGAAATTGATATCGATAAAGTAACAAAAATCAATGGTATGAATATTACTATTGTTACCTCAGCTAAAACTGATAAAGAGTGCTACGCTCTATTAAAAGAATTTGGCTTCCCATTCAAAAACAATAAAAAGAGTTAA
- the rpsN gene encoding 30S ribosomal protein S14, with protein sequence MAKESMKAREVKRQKLVDKYANKRAELKAAGDNVGLQKLPRNSNPIRLHNRCKLTGRPKGYMRQFGVSRINFREMANNGLIPGVKKASW encoded by the coding sequence ATGGCTAAAGAATCAATGAAAGCGAGAGAAGTCAAAAGACAAAAACTCGTTGATAAATATGCTAATAAAAGAGCTGAATTGAAAGCTGCTGGTGATAATGTTGGACTACAAAAGTTACCTAGAAATTCAAATCCAATTCGCCTTCATAATCGCTGTAAATTGACTGGTAGACCTAAAGGTTATATGCGTCAGTTTGGAGTATCACGTATTAATTTCCGTGAAATGGCAAATAATGGGTTGATTCCTGGTGTTAAGAAAGCCAGTTGGTAA
- the rpsH gene encoding 30S ribosomal protein S8: MNTDPIADYLTRLRNAISANHRIVDVPHSKLKLNITKILFEKGYILQYKVENEGTIDSNIKIALKYHPQTKMSAIKELKRVSKPGLRVYKGADDLPRVINGLGVAIISTSKGVITDKEARRENIGGEILCYVS; encoded by the coding sequence ATGAATACAGATCCAATTGCAGATTACTTAACAAGATTAAGAAACGCCATAAGTGCTAATCATAGAATCGTTGATGTTCCTCATTCTAAATTGAAACTGAACATTACAAAGATTTTGTTTGAAAAGGGATATATTCTTCAATACAAAGTTGAAAATGAAGGTACTATCGATAGCAATATTAAAATCGCTTTAAAATATCACCCACAAACAAAAATGAGTGCTATTAAAGAGTTGAAGCGTGTGAGTAAGCCAGGTTTGCGTGTTTATAAAGGCGCTGACGATTTACCACGTGTTATTAATGGTCTTGGAGTGGCTATCATCTCTACATCTAAAGGTGTAATTACTGATAAAGAAGCTCGCAGAGAGAACATTGGTGGTGAAATATTATGTTACGTAAGTTAA
- the rplF gene encoding 50S ribosomal protein L6 has product MSRIGKLPIPVTSGVTVEVSKENLVTVKGKLGELQQQVDPAITLKIEDGIVTLDRATESKDHRSKHGLYRSLISNMIQGVSEGFKTVQELVGVGYKVDVQGQVLDFALGFSHHVYFVLPEEVKAEAVTERGKNPTLTMTSHDKQLLGQVAAKVRSLRKPEPYKGKGIKFQGEELRKKVGKSAAK; this is encoded by the coding sequence ATGTCAAGAATCGGAAAATTACCCATTCCTGTTACCTCAGGAGTTACTGTTGAAGTTTCAAAAGAAAACTTGGTCACAGTAAAGGGAAAATTAGGCGAATTGCAACAACAAGTAGATCCTGCTATTACTCTTAAAATAGAGGATGGAATAGTTACTTTAGATCGTGCTACAGAATCAAAAGACCATCGCTCAAAGCATGGATTATATAGATCTTTGATTTCAAACATGATTCAAGGTGTTTCAGAAGGATTCAAAACGGTACAAGAATTAGTTGGTGTAGGTTATAAAGTAGATGTTCAAGGTCAAGTTTTAGACTTTGCTTTGGGTTTCTCTCACCATGTGTATTTTGTGCTTCCTGAAGAAGTAAAGGCAGAAGCTGTTACTGAAAGAGGTAAGAATCCTACCTTAACTATGACTTCACACGATAAGCAATTATTAGGTCAAGTTGCAGCTAAAGTAAGATCATTACGTAAGCCTGAGCCATATAAAGGAAAGGGAATCAAATTCCAAGGTGAAGAGCTTAGAAAGAAAGTTGGTAAATCAGCCGCTAAGTAA